A stretch of Chitinophaga caeni DNA encodes these proteins:
- a CDS encoding sugar phosphate nucleotidyltransferase — protein sequence MKAIIPVAGAGTKLRPHTYTQPKALIPLAGKTILSIIVDQLVEAGIREFVFVVGYLGEKIQHYVEKRYPELTCHFVQQNAREGTGHAILLTREVVKNDEILIVLGDTICECDFKEVIDAPTSILGVKKVDDPRNFGVAEVDDTGTITRVIEKPQIPKTNLALVGLYKIRETKQLYDCLEENYKQQIKSHDEFQLTDALQCMIQGDVKFHAFKVANWFDCGRKDTLLETNAIMLKKYRPYNSSPIIPFENTIIIPPVSIGEGCNIKNAIIGPNVAIGDNSVVNYSIVKDSIIGSYSNLYEVVLKSSLIGSDANIRGLSQSLNIGDNTEIDLG from the coding sequence ATGAAGGCAATTATACCTGTAGCTGGAGCTGGCACCAAGCTACGTCCGCATACATACACACAACCGAAGGCATTAATACCATTGGCGGGAAAAACGATCCTCAGCATTATCGTGGATCAGTTGGTAGAAGCCGGTATCCGCGAATTTGTTTTCGTTGTAGGTTACCTCGGCGAGAAGATTCAACATTATGTTGAAAAAAGATACCCGGAATTAACTTGCCATTTCGTACAGCAAAATGCCAGGGAAGGTACCGGTCACGCGATCTTGTTGACCCGTGAAGTGGTAAAGAATGATGAAATATTAATTGTATTGGGAGATACGATTTGTGAATGCGATTTTAAAGAGGTTATCGATGCGCCGACTTCCATACTGGGTGTTAAAAAAGTAGACGATCCCAGGAATTTCGGGGTTGCCGAAGTGGATGATACCGGAACGATCACCCGTGTTATCGAGAAGCCGCAGATACCTAAGACGAACCTGGCTTTGGTAGGACTGTATAAAATCAGGGAAACGAAACAATTATACGATTGCCTGGAAGAGAATTACAAGCAGCAGATTAAATCGCATGATGAGTTTCAGCTTACGGATGCATTGCAATGCATGATCCAAGGCGACGTGAAATTTCATGCTTTCAAAGTGGCCAACTGGTTCGATTGCGGCCGGAAAGATACCTTGCTGGAGACCAATGCCATCATGCTGAAAAAATATCGTCCATATAATAGTTCGCCAATTATTCCTTTTGAAAATACAATCATCATCCCACCGGTAAGTATCGGTGAAGGATGTAATATTAAGAATGCCATCATCGGCCCGAATGTTGCCATCGGCGATAATTCCGTCGTTAACTACTCTATCGTCAAAGATTCCATCATCGGGTCTTATAGTAACCTGTACGAAGTGGTTTTGAAATCTTCCTTGATCGGGAGTGATGCCAATATCCGTGGCTTAAGCCAAAGTTTGAATATCGGGGATAATACCGAGATCGACCTGGGTTGA
- a CDS encoding ThuA domain-containing protein, whose amino-acid sequence MKKLYVLLLLAIVVVSVSCSKKREGKPKVLVFSKTAGFHHESIPAGIAAIQKLGDENGFLVDTTTDATKFNEDTLQQYAAVIFLNTTGNVLNNYQEADFERYIQAGGGYVGIHAATDTEYEWGWYNKLAGAQFANHPPGVHKATIHITDKNFPATSMLGDTWEHTDEWYNFKNLNKDVKVLMNLDESTYKGGAMGKDHPVSWYHDFDGGRAFYTALGHTVASYTEDKFLQHILGGIKYAIGENNYLDYSKATTLRVPSEDRFTKQQLVTGQFFEPTEMTILPNLDILVAQRRGEIMLFKNATQKLSQAGFLNVYYKTDVPNVNAEEGVLGIVADPKFKENNFIYIFYSPKDTSVNRLSRFIYKDDKIDMSSEKMILQFYSQRQICCHTGGSLAFGPNGLLYLSTGDNTTPFDEPNQKYTTKSFAPLDDRPGHTQYDGRRSSANTNDLRGKILRIKVNEDGSYSIPEGNLFPGKSDKTRPEIYVMGTRNPYRISVDQKTGYLYWGEVGPDANEDNPDRGPRGYDEVNQAKKPGNYGYPLFIANNQPYRDYDYETGVSGPAFDPAKPINDSKNNTGLKELPPAHPAFIWYPYAESPEFPIVGSGGRNAEAGPVYYPEFYPEKTRFPDYYTGKLFIYDWIRGWIMAVTMDKDGNFSKMERFMPSTKFNAPIDMEMGPDGRLYVLEYGNGWFSQNPDAGLARIDYNGGNRAPVATMEVEKLTGAVPFKMVAKVKASDPDGDKLKYIWNFGGGNKTSTEEPKVEHTFNVPGEYDVNVEVYDDKGAYVRSNSVKVYAGNETPDVTVKIDGNQQFYFPGKAVKYSVDINDKEDGSLAAGQLDIANVFVKTDYMEGHDKAALPQGHQIISGAVAGKSIMESLDCKTCHKVNETSIGPAFMLVANKYREQPNSSKYLVEKIIHGGGGVWGETAMSAHPDLSEGDAKQIVEYIFSLGEDPKNKPKSLPVAGTVMPVSAKDMKPNGVFYLFASYTDKGGVGIKPLTGTGAATLQSPVIQAANYSEAEGASAVEYNGQRFLIPGAKSEVLYKDLDLGQVNGLEIIYSVQAPLEHGYRLKAFAESNGNSEPLGEAVIGSGNVKPMEANKVTFTFAALAEGKRTLLIEIEPTDPSESKPLGIMAFQLLSK is encoded by the coding sequence ATGAAAAAACTGTATGTTCTTCTACTATTGGCTATCGTTGTCGTTTCGGTGAGTTGCTCTAAGAAACGGGAAGGAAAACCCAAGGTGCTCGTTTTTTCGAAAACGGCAGGCTTTCATCATGAGTCTATACCGGCCGGTATAGCAGCGATTCAAAAACTAGGTGACGAGAATGGTTTCCTGGTGGATACTACTACGGATGCCACGAAATTCAACGAAGATACTTTACAGCAATATGCCGCTGTGATCTTCCTGAATACTACCGGGAATGTATTGAATAACTATCAAGAGGCGGATTTCGAAAGATATATCCAAGCCGGGGGCGGTTACGTCGGTATTCACGCCGCTACGGATACGGAATACGAATGGGGTTGGTATAACAAGTTAGCCGGCGCCCAGTTTGCCAATCACCCGCCGGGAGTTCACAAGGCAACAATTCACATCACGGATAAGAATTTTCCCGCTACCAGCATGTTGGGAGATACTTGGGAGCATACCGATGAATGGTATAATTTCAAGAATTTAAATAAGGATGTAAAAGTGTTGATGAACCTCGACGAGTCTACCTATAAAGGTGGCGCCATGGGTAAAGATCACCCCGTGAGCTGGTACCATGATTTCGATGGCGGCCGCGCGTTTTATACCGCTTTAGGTCATACGGTAGCATCTTATACTGAAGATAAATTCTTACAACATATCCTGGGTGGTATCAAGTATGCCATCGGTGAAAATAATTACTTGGATTACAGCAAGGCTACTACTTTGCGAGTGCCGAGTGAAGATCGTTTTACCAAGCAACAATTGGTAACCGGGCAGTTCTTTGAGCCTACCGAGATGACGATTTTACCTAACCTGGATATCTTGGTTGCACAAAGAAGAGGTGAAATCATGTTGTTTAAGAACGCCACGCAGAAGCTTTCCCAAGCAGGATTCTTAAATGTTTATTATAAGACGGATGTCCCGAATGTGAATGCGGAAGAAGGGGTGTTAGGGATCGTTGCCGATCCTAAATTCAAGGAAAATAATTTTATCTATATTTTCTATTCTCCTAAAGATACTTCGGTAAACCGCCTGTCAAGGTTTATTTATAAGGATGATAAGATTGATATGTCTTCAGAGAAGATGATCTTACAATTCTATTCACAAAGACAAATTTGTTGTCATACAGGTGGTTCATTAGCTTTCGGACCCAATGGTTTATTATACCTTTCTACGGGTGATAACACCACGCCATTCGATGAGCCAAACCAAAAATATACTACTAAGAGCTTTGCTCCTTTAGATGATCGCCCTGGTCATACGCAGTACGATGGCAGGCGTTCTTCCGCAAATACTAACGATTTGCGTGGTAAAATTCTTAGGATTAAAGTCAATGAAGATGGTTCTTACAGCATTCCAGAAGGGAACCTCTTCCCGGGTAAATCTGATAAAACAAGGCCTGAAATTTACGTGATGGGTACCAGGAACCCTTACCGTATTTCCGTAGACCAAAAAACAGGTTACCTGTATTGGGGCGAAGTTGGTCCTGATGCTAACGAAGACAACCCGGATCGTGGCCCGAGGGGGTATGATGAAGTTAACCAAGCAAAGAAACCGGGTAACTACGGTTATCCATTATTCATCGCTAATAACCAACCGTACCGCGATTACGACTATGAAACAGGTGTAAGCGGCCCGGCGTTTGACCCGGCAAAACCGATCAACGATTCCAAGAACAATACCGGTTTGAAAGAATTACCGCCCGCGCACCCGGCTTTCATCTGGTATCCTTATGCCGAGTCACCGGAGTTCCCGATCGTGGGTAGTGGAGGTAGGAACGCGGAAGCAGGCCCGGTTTATTACCCTGAATTTTATCCTGAAAAAACACGTTTCCCCGATTATTATACCGGCAAACTTTTCATCTACGATTGGATCCGTGGTTGGATCATGGCCGTTACGATGGACAAAGACGGCAACTTCTCCAAGATGGAGCGCTTTATGCCTTCTACTAAGTTTAACGCGCCGATCGATATGGAAATGGGGCCTGATGGTAGATTGTATGTACTGGAATACGGTAATGGCTGGTTCTCTCAAAACCCTGATGCCGGTTTAGCCCGTATCGATTACAACGGGGGCAACCGTGCACCCGTGGCTACGATGGAAGTAGAGAAGCTAACCGGCGCTGTACCTTTCAAGATGGTAGCGAAAGTGAAAGCCTCCGATCCTGATGGCGATAAACTGAAATACATATGGAACTTCGGTGGTGGAAATAAAACCTCTACAGAAGAACCCAAAGTTGAACATACTTTTAACGTTCCAGGCGAATACGATGTAAATGTTGAGGTTTATGATGATAAGGGCGCGTATGTTCGCAGTAACTCCGTAAAAGTGTACGCTGGTAATGAAACACCGGATGTTACGGTTAAGATCGATGGGAACCAACAATTTTACTTCCCCGGCAAAGCTGTCAAATATTCAGTTGATATCAACGATAAGGAAGACGGGAGCCTCGCTGCCGGGCAGTTAGATATTGCGAATGTTTTCGTGAAAACCGATTACATGGAAGGGCATGACAAGGCTGCCTTACCACAAGGGCACCAAATCATTTCGGGTGCCGTGGCAGGAAAAAGCATCATGGAATCCTTGGATTGTAAAACTTGTCACAAGGTAAATGAAACCTCTATCGGGCCTGCATTTATGCTGGTTGCAAATAAATATCGCGAACAACCCAACTCCAGCAAGTACCTGGTTGAAAAAATCATCCATGGTGGCGGTGGCGTTTGGGGCGAAACGGCGATGAGCGCTCACCCGGACTTGAGTGAAGGCGATGCAAAACAAATCGTGGAATACATCTTCTCATTAGGGGAAGATCCGAAGAATAAGCCGAAGTCTTTACCGGTTGCCGGAACAGTGATGCCTGTTTCCGCGAAAGATATGAAGCCGAACGGCGTATTCTACCTATTTGCCAGCTATACCGATAAGGGTGGTGTAGGTATCAAACCATTAACTGGTACAGGTGCTGCAACATTGCAATCTCCAGTAATCCAAGCTGCGAATTATTCAGAGGCTGAAGGTGCCTCCGCTGTCGAGTATAACGGCCAACGTTTCTTGATCCCGGGTGCTAAGAGCGAAGTGCTTTATAAAGACCTTGATTTGGGGCAAGTAAACGGTTTGGAGATCATCTACTCCGTACAGGCGCCGCTGGAGCATGGTTACAGGCTGAAGGCATTTGCCGAATCTAACGGTAACTCCGAGCCTTTAGGTGAAGCCGTGATCGGAAGTGGGAACGTTAAGCCGATGGAAGCTAACAAGGTAACCTTCACATTTGCTGCTTTAGCAGAAGGTAAACGTACCTTGCTTATTGAAATCGAACCTACCGATCCATCTGAATCTAAGCCGTTAGGAATCATGGCATTCCAATTATTATCTAAGTAG
- a CDS encoding ThuA domain-containing protein, translating to MNKQFFFSCLLCCCSLLAFAVKQPKILVFSKTAGFRHSSIDVGKKTFIELGKKYHFDVDTSEDASVFNKKSLKQYKAVVFLNTTGDIFNEVQQEAFQQYIRSGGGFVGVHAATDTEFDWPWFGRFIGAYFTDHPQQQVATTRVVDPDHPATAHLPKEWIRKDEWYNFKDIRPGIRILMLLDESTYKGGKNGREHPLAWCQEFEGGRMFYTAMGHTEASYDDPLFLQHLWGGLQYAFGKNSFKSK from the coding sequence ATGAATAAACAATTCTTCTTTTCTTGTTTGCTTTGTTGTTGTAGCCTTCTCGCTTTCGCGGTCAAACAACCCAAGATCTTGGTCTTCAGTAAAACTGCTGGATTCCGCCATAGTAGTATCGATGTAGGGAAAAAGACTTTTATTGAACTCGGTAAGAAATATCATTTCGATGTGGATACCTCGGAAGATGCTTCCGTTTTCAATAAAAAAAGTTTGAAACAATATAAAGCAGTCGTATTTCTGAATACGACGGGCGATATTTTCAATGAGGTTCAGCAAGAGGCTTTCCAACAATATATTAGATCAGGTGGCGGCTTTGTAGGCGTGCATGCGGCAACAGATACCGAGTTTGATTGGCCTTGGTTCGGGCGTTTTATAGGCGCTTATTTTACGGATCACCCGCAACAACAGGTGGCGACTACCCGTGTTGTAGATCCCGATCATCCCGCTACGGCGCATCTGCCTAAAGAATGGATCAGGAAAGACGAATGGTATAATTTTAAGGATATCCGTCCAGGTATCAGGATATTGATGTTATTGGATGAATCTACTTACAAAGGTGGTAAGAATGGCCGTGAACATCCATTGGCTTGGTGCCAGGAATTTGAAGGCGGCAGGATGTTTTATACCGCTATGGGACATACGGAAGCATCTTATGATGACCCGTTGTTTTTACAACATCTTTGGGGTGGATTGCAATATGCTTTTGGTAAAAATTCTTTTAAATCAAAATAA
- a CDS encoding 3-keto-disaccharide hydrolase has translation MKRFFSTALALGAIMYVSTAVAQKTKLSKKEKKQGWVLLFDGKTTNGWHSYLKSDVGDAWKIEDGALVLDKQKGSHGGDLVTNDEYTNYELTLEWKISEGGNSGIIFSVHEDPKYGATYLTGPEMQVLDDDKHPDGKIYKHNSGDLYDLIPAPKRATKPVGQWNKVRIVKNNKHLTFYLNGVKTVETTMGTDEWNKLVAGSKFKNWAGFGVYDTGKIALQDHGNKVWYRNIKIKQL, from the coding sequence ATGAAACGTTTCTTTTCTACTGCGTTGGCTCTTGGTGCTATCATGTATGTATCTACTGCCGTTGCGCAAAAAACTAAACTTAGCAAAAAAGAAAAAAAGCAAGGTTGGGTTTTATTGTTCGATGGAAAAACAACCAACGGTTGGCATAGCTACCTGAAATCTGATGTTGGGGATGCTTGGAAAATCGAAGACGGCGCCCTCGTACTCGATAAACAAAAAGGTAGCCACGGTGGCGACCTCGTTACCAACGATGAATATACAAATTACGAGTTGACTTTGGAGTGGAAGATCTCCGAAGGCGGTAACAGCGGTATCATCTTCAGCGTACATGAAGATCCTAAATACGGCGCTACTTACTTGACTGGTCCAGAAATGCAGGTGCTGGATGATGACAAACATCCCGATGGTAAAATCTACAAGCACAATTCCGGCGATCTCTACGATCTGATCCCTGCTCCTAAAAGGGCTACCAAGCCTGTGGGACAATGGAATAAAGTGCGTATCGTTAAAAATAATAAGCACCTTACTTTCTACCTGAACGGCGTAAAAACTGTTGAAACTACGATGGGAACCGACGAGTGGAACAAGTTAGTAGCTGGTAGCAAGTTCAAAAACTGGGCAGGCTTCGGTGTGTATGATACCGGGAAAATTGCTTTGCAAGACCATGGCAACAAGGTTTGGTACCGCAATATCAAGATAAAACAATTATAA
- a CDS encoding c-type cytochrome, with protein sequence MRKRLLAPFFLSALFLAACGGGAKEEKKDEGAGIAPAEDHSMVAPQQSGQELMDGSDCKTCHKPESKLVGPSFKDIAAKYELNDKNVKFLADKIINGGSGNWGEVPMAPHSNFTEDDAKEVAKHILETYGPAK encoded by the coding sequence ATGAGAAAAAGATTATTGGCACCGTTTTTTTTGAGTGCCTTATTCCTGGCGGCTTGTGGTGGTGGCGCCAAGGAAGAAAAAAAGGATGAGGGTGCAGGTATTGCCCCGGCAGAAGATCATTCCATGGTGGCCCCGCAACAAAGCGGCCAAGAACTAATGGATGGTTCCGATTGTAAAACTTGTCACAAACCGGAAAGCAAATTGGTGGGTCCTTCTTTCAAGGATATCGCGGCTAAATACGAATTGAACGACAAGAATGTAAAATTCTTAGCAGATAAAATTATCAACGGGGGGAGCGGTAATTGGGGCGAAGTTCCCATGGCGCCGCATTCCAACTTTACAGAAGATGATGCTAAAGAAGTAGCCAAGCATATCTTGGAAACTTACGGCCCGGCTAAATAG
- a CDS encoding sugar phosphate isomerase/epimerase family protein, with product MKTIKGPGIFLAQFMGDQAPFNNLPDICKWAAGLGYKGVQIPTWETRLIDLQKAAESKTYADELKGAVQEAGLEITELSTHLQGQLVAVHPSFNEMFDGFAPENLRGANNVKARTEWAVQQLKYAAKASANLGLKAHATFSGALLWPTVYPWPQRPTGLVETGFKELANRWLPILNTFDESGVDLCYEIHPGEDLHDGITYERFLEATGNHNRACLLYDPSHYVLQCLDYLEFIDIYHEKIRAFHVKDAEFNPTGRSGVYGGYQSWIDRPGRFRSLGDGQVDFKGVFSKLTQYDFDGWAVMEWECCMKHPEDGAKEGAPFIASHIIRVTDRAFDDFAGTGADENFNRRILGL from the coding sequence ATGAAAACAATAAAAGGTCCCGGTATCTTCTTGGCGCAGTTCATGGGAGATCAAGCCCCTTTCAATAATCTTCCTGATATTTGTAAATGGGCCGCGGGATTAGGATATAAAGGTGTTCAGATTCCTACTTGGGAAACGCGCCTGATCGACTTGCAAAAAGCTGCGGAAAGCAAGACGTATGCAGATGAATTGAAAGGTGCCGTGCAGGAGGCAGGCTTGGAGATAACGGAATTGAGTACGCATCTGCAAGGGCAACTAGTGGCCGTGCATCCTTCGTTCAACGAAATGTTTGACGGTTTCGCCCCTGAAAATTTACGTGGAGCTAACAATGTGAAAGCCCGTACCGAATGGGCTGTTCAACAGTTGAAATACGCTGCCAAAGCCAGTGCGAACCTGGGTTTGAAAGCCCACGCTACCTTTAGCGGGGCGCTCTTATGGCCCACGGTGTATCCTTGGCCGCAACGTCCCACCGGCTTAGTGGAAACGGGATTTAAAGAGCTGGCCAACCGCTGGCTACCGATCTTGAATACCTTCGATGAAAGCGGTGTGGACCTCTGTTATGAAATCCATCCGGGTGAAGATTTACACGATGGTATTACCTACGAACGTTTCCTGGAAGCAACGGGAAATCATAACCGTGCGTGTTTACTCTATGACCCGAGCCATTATGTATTGCAATGCTTGGATTACCTCGAATTTATCGATATCTACCACGAAAAGATCAGGGCTTTCCACGTAAAAGATGCGGAGTTTAACCCTACGGGTCGCTCCGGCGTGTACGGCGGTTACCAATCTTGGATCGATCGCCCCGGGAGATTCCGTTCTTTAGGCGATGGACAGGTAGATTTCAAGGGGGTATTCAGTAAGCTCACGCAATATGATTTTGATGGTTGGGCAGTGATGGAATGGGAATGTTGCATGAAGCACCCCGAAGACGGCGCTAAAGAGGGCGCGCCGTTTATTGCCAGCCACATTATCCGCGTAACGGACCGTGCTTTCGATGATTTCGCAGGTACGGGCGCCGATGAAAACTTCAATCGTCGTATATTAGGTCTTTAA